In the genome of Quercus robur chromosome 3, dhQueRobu3.1, whole genome shotgun sequence, one region contains:
- the LOC126719071 gene encoding cytochrome P450 CYP749A22-like isoform X2, with product MVAVEILVIGLTSSLCLYFLLTLIRGLHKLWWTPIHMRNQLSSQGIKGPSYRFFHGSTKEIFNMRKEATSRPMNLSHDMFSRILPHVHSWVDKYGKNYLQWFGPKAQLVVIEPELIKEIMNNRDNAYPKPEPANYTKKLLGDGLATSEGEKWAKMRKLANSAFHAESLKNMIPSMISSVEVMLERWKHHEGKEIEVSEEFRLLTSEVISRIAFGSCYLEGKNIFEMLMKLTLISSRNAYKLRFPGISKIYKTNDEIESEELVKGIHNAILEIIKKREEKVMTGEGNSNGGDFLQLLVEAHHDTNASLKISIEDLVDECKTFYFAGQETTSTLLAWTIFLLAIHTDWQEKARKEVLNLFGQQNPNPDGITKLKTMGMIINESLRLYPPIISITRKVERDVRLGKLTLPANLLLYMPTLAPHHDPKIWGEDVHLFKPERFSEGIAKATNNNIAAFFPFGIGPRTCVGLNFATTEAKIALSMILKRYAFTLSPAYVHSPFQLLTIRPQHGVQVMLHSL from the exons GTCCTTCCTACAGATTCTTCCACGGAAGCACCAAAGAAATATTCAACATGAGAAAAGAAGCCACCAGCAGGCCAATGAATTTATCACATGACATGTTTTCCAGAATTCTGCCTCATGTTCACTCTTGGGTTGACAAATATG GTAAGAATTATCTTCAATGGTTTGGCCCTAAAGCTCAACTGGTTGTTATTGAACCAGAGCTAATCAAAGAGATAATGAACAATAGAGACAACGCTTATCCAAAGCCAGAGCCCGCAAACTATACGAAGAAGCTCTTAGGAGACGGGCTTGCGACTTCTGAAGGTGAAAAATGGGCAAAGATGCGGAAACTTGCTAATTCTGCCTTTCATGCAGAGAGCCTCAAA AATATGATTCCATCAATGATCAGTAGCGTTGAGGTGATGCTAGAAAGATGGAAACATCATGAAGGTAAAGAGATTGAGGTATCTGAAGAATTTAGGCTATTGACTTCAGAAGTGATTTCAAGGATAGCTTTTGGGAGCTGTTACTTAGAAGGGAAGAACATTTTTGAGATGTTGATGAAATTGACCTTGATATCATCCAGAAATGCTTATAAACTCAGGTTTCCTGGCATCAG taaaatttataaaactaatgATGAAATTGAATCGGAGGAGCTTGTAAAAGGAATACACAACGCTATATTAGAGAtaataaagaagagagaagagaaggtAATGACTGGAGAGGGTAACAGCAATGGGGGTGATTTTCTTCAACTACTTGTAGAGGCTCATCATGATACCAATGCTAGCCTAAAGATTTCAATAGAAGATTTGGTGGACGAGTGCAAAACATTTTACTTTGCTGGTCAGGAAACCACTAGTACTTTGCTTGCGTGGACTATATTTCTTCTAGCAATCCACACAGATTGGCAAGAAAAAGCAAGAAAGGAGGTGCTCAATTTATTTGgccaacaaaatccaaacccgGATGGAATCACGAAACTCAAGACT ATGGGTATGATCATCAATGAGTCTCTGAGGTTATATCCACCAATAATTTCAATAACAAGAAAAGTTGAAAGGGATGTTAGACTGGGGAAGCTCACTCTTCCAGCTAATTTATTATTGTACATGCCAACTCTTGCACCTCACCATGACCCCAAAATATGGGGAGAAGACGTGCATCTTTTCAAACCAGAGAGATTCTCGGAAGGTATTGCCAAGGCTACTAACAACAACATAGCtgctttttttccctttggaaTAGGGCCTCGAACTTGTGTGGGGTTGAACTTTGCGACAACTGAAGCAAAGATTGCTCTTTCCATGATTCTAAAACGCTATGCCTTCACCCTTTCCCCAGCCTATGTCCACTCACCATTTCAGCTTCTTACCATTCGCCCACAACATGGAGTTCAAGTGATGCTACACTCATTGTAA